In Deinococcus sp. QL22, the following are encoded in one genomic region:
- a CDS encoding GGDEF domain-containing protein gives MARPDILSRNPFEDAFDRLGAAPLTLAVLDLDHFKTLNDTLGHTEGDRVLRGIERLLSGSLPSGSIIGRIGGDEYAAILPETAAETALILFDEVIRHFQIHRDPHWPRTLGLSVGIASRPAHASVYADLYRAADEALLRAKREGRSRACIFVESKMVLKSNYYPKSQLERLAKLSNALGRTEASLLREALDDLIERNRGAL, from the coding sequence ATGGCCCGACCCGATATTCTGTCCCGCAATCCCTTTGAAGATGCTTTTGATCGTTTGGGCGCGGCTCCCCTGACTTTGGCTGTGTTGGACTTAGATCATTTCAAGACCTTGAACGACACGCTCGGCCACACCGAAGGAGACCGGGTATTGCGTGGCATAGAGCGCCTGCTCAGCGGCTCTCTGCCCAGCGGAAGTATCATCGGGCGCATCGGCGGCGACGAGTACGCGGCGATTTTGCCCGAAACCGCTGCTGAAACCGCCCTAATTCTGTTCGATGAGGTCATCCGCCATTTCCAGATTCACCGCGATCCGCACTGGCCGCGTACCTTGGGCCTGAGCGTGGGTATCGCTTCCCGCCCCGCGCACGCCAGCGTCTACGCCGACCTGTACCGCGCCGCCGATGAAGCCTTGCTGCGTGCCAAACGCGAAGGCCGCAGCCGCGCCTGCATTTTTGTGGAATCCAAGATGGTGCTGAAGAGCAACTACTACCCGAAGAGCCAACTGGAACGGCTGGCCAAGCTGAGCAATGCGCTGGGGCGAACAGAAGCCAGCCTGCTGCGGGAGGCGCTGGATGATCTGATCGAGCGGAACCGGGGGGCACTGTGA
- a CDS encoding response regulator transcription factor: MLAQILVVEDDPHLGPLLKEYLSADYQVHHAATLKDAQAWLGTHSAQLILLDLNLPDGDGLDLVQALRQYSSTPVLVLSARSGVQERVAGLNAGADDYLTKPFAMPELDARITALLRRTAAGTGVNLGNTSLSTSSLLLTVNDKNINLTEHEARILELMMRTPERVFSRADIESHLYGWETPNSNSVEVRISQLRKKLEQSASDLRIRTIRNVGYVLQV, translated from the coding sequence ATGCTCGCGCAGATTCTGGTTGTCGAAGACGATCCCCACTTGGGGCCGCTGCTCAAGGAATACCTGTCCGCCGATTATCAGGTGCATCATGCGGCGACCCTGAAAGACGCGCAGGCATGGCTGGGCACGCACAGCGCTCAACTTATTTTGCTGGATCTGAATTTGCCCGATGGCGACGGCCTCGACTTGGTGCAGGCGCTGCGGCAATATTCCAGTACGCCTGTGCTGGTGCTGTCGGCCCGCAGCGGCGTACAGGAGCGGGTGGCAGGCCTGAATGCCGGGGCCGACGACTACCTGACCAAGCCCTTTGCGATGCCGGAACTCGATGCCCGCATTACCGCCCTGCTGCGCCGCACCGCCGCTGGAACGGGCGTCAATCTCGGCAACACTAGCCTCAGCACTTCTAGCCTTCTGCTGACCGTAAACGACAAAAACATCAACCTGACCGAGCACGAGGCCCGGATTCTGGAACTGATGATGCGCACGCCGGAGCGCGTGTTTAGCCGCGCCGACATAGAGTCGCACCTGTACGGCTGGGAAACGCCCAACTCCAACTCGGTGGAAGTGCGGATTTCGCAGCTTCGCAAAAAACTGGAGCAATCAGCCAGCGACCTGCGGATTCGCACGATTCGCAACGTCGGCTACGTGTTGCAGGTCTGA
- a CDS encoding S66 peptidase family protein, giving the protein MSSLTTPPTPPVFICPPRLVPGSRVAALSLSSGFVTEVMARYRAGVRQVADSLGWEIVPAPNALRGPDYLDAHPEARADDLHWALENPDIHGMVSIIGGDDSIRLLPHLKPGLIRAYPKAFLGYSDSTFTLMQFARAGVMAYHGPALLTDLAENGGIHPFTLDGLRRALVLDEPFDLTPAPEWTQGAEDWEDETLQHVRRSFLPGNGWEWLQGQAPAEGHLLGGCLEVLDMLNGTPGWPGPDLWRGAVLTLETSNDVPPPAQVGYWLRNFAAQGILAGAAGLILARPRDYTPDMTASLYRWVRRVLAEAGRADLPVVANVDFGHTSPQLTLPMGARVRLDPVAGRITVTP; this is encoded by the coding sequence ACTCCCCCCACGCCGCCCGTGTTCATCTGCCCGCCCCGCCTCGTGCCCGGTTCGCGGGTGGCGGCGCTCAGCCTGTCCAGCGGCTTTGTGACCGAAGTGATGGCCCGCTACCGCGCTGGCGTGCGCCAGGTGGCCGACAGCCTCGGTTGGGAAATCGTGCCCGCGCCCAACGCCCTGCGTGGCCCCGATTATCTGGACGCCCACCCCGAGGCCCGCGCCGACGACCTGCACTGGGCACTGGAAAACCCGGATATTCACGGCATGGTCAGCATCATCGGCGGCGACGACAGCATCCGCCTGCTGCCGCACCTGAAGCCCGGTCTGATCCGCGCCTACCCCAAAGCGTTTCTGGGCTACAGCGATTCCACCTTTACGCTGATGCAGTTTGCGCGGGCGGGTGTCATGGCCTATCACGGCCCCGCGCTGCTCACCGATCTCGCCGAAAATGGCGGTATTCATCCCTTTACGCTGGACGGGTTGCGGCGGGCGCTGGTGCTGGATGAACCCTTTGACCTGACGCCCGCCCCCGAATGGACACAAGGTGCAGAGGACTGGGAAGACGAAACCTTGCAACATGTTCGCCGTTCTTTCTTGCCGGGTAATGGCTGGGAATGGTTGCAGGGCCAAGCGCCCGCCGAAGGGCACCTGCTGGGCGGCTGCCTAGAGGTGCTGGACATGCTGAACGGCACTCCCGGCTGGCCTGGCCCCGACCTGTGGCGCGGCGCAGTGCTGACCCTAGAAACCAGCAACGATGTGCCGCCGCCTGCTCAAGTCGGCTACTGGCTGCGGAATTTTGCCGCGCAGGGCATCCTGGCCGGGGCCGCTGGCCTGATCCTCGCCCGCCCCCGCGACTACACCCCCGACATGACCGCCAGCCTCTACCGCTGGGTGCGCCGCGTACTGGCCGAGGCAGGCCGCGCCGATCTGCCTGTGGTCGCCAACGTGGATTTCGGCCATACCAGCCCCCAACTGACGCTGCCGATGGGCGCGAGGGTCAGGCTCGATCCGGTAGCAGGGCGGATCACGGTAACGCCGTGA
- the groL gene encoding chaperonin GroEL (60 kDa chaperone family; promotes refolding of misfolded polypeptides especially under stressful conditions; forms two stacked rings of heptamers to form a barrel-shaped 14mer; ends can be capped by GroES; misfolded proteins enter the barrel where they are refolded when GroES binds), giving the protein MAKQLVFDETARRALERGVNAVANAVKVTLGPRGRNVVIEKKFGSPTITKDGVTVAKEIELEDKLENIGAQLLKEVASKTNDITGDGTTTATVLGQAVVKEGLRNVAAGANPLALKRGIEKAVLAAIEEIKKLAVPVEDSDAIKKVAGISANDDQVGEEIAAAMDKVGKEGVITIEESKGFDTEVDVVEGMQFDKGFINPYFVTNAEKMEAVLEDAYILINEKKISNLKDLLPVLEKVAQTGRPLLIIAEDVEGEALATLVVNKLRGTLNIAAVKAPGFGDRRKEMLRDIAAVTGGQVVSEDLGHKLENTGMDMLGRAARIRITKDETTIVDGKGEQTEIDARVNAIKAELDTTDSDYAKEKLQERLAKLAGGVAVIRVGAATETELKEKKHRYEDALSTARSAVEEGIVSGGGTTLLRIIPAVRKAAEALSGDEATGARILIRALEEPARQIAMNAGFEGSVVVNAVINSDKPRYGFNAATGEYVDDMIAAGIVDPAKVTRTALQNAASIGALILTTEAIVSDKPDKPQPQGQGGSPDMGGMDF; this is encoded by the coding sequence ATGGCTAAACAGCTTGTATTTGATGAAACTGCCCGCCGCGCCCTCGAACGAGGCGTGAACGCTGTCGCGAACGCCGTTAAAGTGACCCTTGGCCCCCGTGGCCGCAACGTGGTCATCGAAAAGAAATTTGGTAGCCCCACCATTACCAAAGACGGCGTGACTGTTGCCAAGGAAATCGAGTTGGAAGACAAGCTCGAGAACATCGGCGCACAGTTGCTGAAAGAAGTCGCCAGTAAGACCAACGACATCACGGGCGACGGCACCACCACCGCCACCGTGTTGGGTCAGGCTGTTGTTAAAGAAGGCCTGCGTAACGTGGCCGCCGGAGCCAACCCTCTGGCCCTCAAGCGCGGCATCGAGAAAGCTGTACTGGCCGCCATCGAAGAAATCAAGAAGCTGGCCGTGCCAGTCGAAGACTCTGACGCCATCAAGAAAGTCGCGGGCATCAGCGCCAACGACGATCAAGTCGGCGAAGAAATCGCCGCCGCGATGGACAAAGTCGGTAAAGAAGGCGTCATCACCATCGAAGAGAGCAAGGGCTTTGACACCGAAGTGGACGTGGTGGAAGGCATGCAGTTTGACAAGGGCTTTATCAACCCCTACTTCGTGACCAACGCCGAGAAGATGGAAGCCGTCCTCGAAGACGCCTACATCCTGATCAACGAGAAGAAGATCAGCAACCTCAAAGACCTGCTCCCCGTGCTGGAAAAAGTGGCGCAGACGGGCCGCCCCCTGCTGATCATCGCGGAAGACGTGGAAGGCGAAGCCCTCGCCACCCTCGTGGTGAACAAGCTGCGCGGCACGCTGAACATCGCCGCCGTGAAAGCCCCCGGCTTCGGCGACCGCCGTAAGGAAATGCTGCGCGACATCGCTGCCGTAACTGGCGGCCAAGTGGTCAGCGAAGACCTCGGCCACAAGCTGGAGAACACCGGGATGGACATGCTGGGCCGCGCTGCCCGCATCCGCATCACCAAAGACGAAACCACGATTGTAGACGGCAAGGGTGAGCAGACCGAGATCGACGCCCGCGTGAACGCCATCAAGGCCGAACTCGACACCACCGACAGCGACTACGCCAAAGAGAAGCTTCAGGAGCGCCTCGCCAAACTCGCAGGCGGCGTGGCCGTCATCCGCGTGGGCGCAGCCACCGAAACCGAACTGAAGGAAAAGAAGCACCGTTACGAGGACGCCCTCAGCACCGCCCGCAGCGCTGTTGAAGAAGGCATCGTATCGGGCGGCGGTACCACGCTGCTGCGTATTATTCCTGCCGTTCGCAAGGCCGCCGAAGCCCTCAGCGGTGACGAAGCCACGGGCGCACGCATCCTGATTCGTGCCCTCGAAGAACCCGCCCGCCAGATCGCCATGAACGCCGGATTCGAAGGCAGCGTTGTCGTCAACGCCGTCATCAACTCCGACAAGCCCCGCTACGGCTTCAACGCTGCAACGGGCGAGTACGTGGACGACATGATCGCCGCTGGCATCGTCGACCCCGCCAAAGTGACCCGCACGGCGTTGCAAAACGCCGCCAGCATCGGCGCACTCATCCTCACCACCGAAGCCATCGTTTCCGACAAGCCCGACAAGCCTCAGCCTCAGGGCCAGGGCGGCTCCCCCGACATGGGCGGAATGGACTTCTAA
- a CDS encoding HAMP domain-containing sensor histidine kinase — MAGVVQVGGRGVPITPGAGLHTARVAWRHSLRFRLALVYTLVALALISVIGLGVITLLLRQMDAQFDARLSERADTLAEAYVGQRLGKVSVPAGGYTMLIGKDGRVTVASLSLVDYDKSPFPFADQTQVTIQDTPVRAVTRKVGDFGTLWVGLPTDALVDARASAGRALALALLVTPVLMLLIGLWVGRRALNGLGRAAALADQIDPTHSVATLPLPAREDEVHRLLTAINRLLVRIDAGQAREKQLLGQIVHELGAPLTVLRASLARASERTSDPEVQRAALVADELTFTTQDLMQLARGQLELKLAWHFIPARTLQGRLDRLVPGTVFDGDWTGSLLCDPDRLTQAIRNLLANGRRAAGPDGRVVITLTETPEVITFRVCDTGPGLPAELGDRIFEPFVSGSGSSGLGLSVSRQIALMHGGTLTASTQRASGAEFVLTIPGAALGDDEDEVGEG; from the coding sequence ATGGCGGGCGTGGTGCAGGTGGGCGGGCGCGGCGTACCGATTACGCCCGGCGCAGGTCTGCATACGGCGCGGGTGGCGTGGCGGCACAGCCTGCGCTTCCGGCTGGCGCTGGTGTATACGTTGGTGGCCCTGGCCCTCATTAGCGTGATCGGGTTAGGCGTCATAACGCTATTGCTGCGCCAGATGGACGCCCAATTCGATGCCCGCCTGAGCGAGCGGGCCGATACCCTGGCCGAAGCCTACGTGGGCCAGAGGTTGGGTAAAGTCTCTGTGCCAGCGGGCGGCTACACCATGTTGATCGGGAAAGATGGCCGGGTTACCGTTGCCAGCCTGAGCCTTGTTGACTATGACAAGTCGCCGTTTCCGTTTGCAGATCAGACTCAGGTGACTATTCAGGACACGCCGGTTCGCGCCGTAACACGCAAAGTCGGAGATTTTGGCACGCTCTGGGTGGGCCTTCCCACCGACGCGTTGGTGGATGCCCGTGCCAGTGCAGGCCGGGCGCTGGCGTTGGCCCTGCTGGTCACGCCGGTGCTGATGCTCCTGATTGGTCTGTGGGTGGGCCGCCGCGCCCTGAACGGGCTAGGCCGCGCCGCTGCTCTGGCCGACCAGATCGACCCGACCCATTCGGTGGCGACCCTGCCGCTCCCCGCCCGTGAGGACGAGGTTCACCGCCTGCTGACGGCCATCAACCGCCTGTTGGTCAGAATTGATGCGGGGCAGGCCCGGGAAAAGCAACTGCTGGGCCAGATCGTGCACGAGTTGGGTGCGCCCCTGACGGTGTTGCGGGCCAGTCTCGCGCGGGCCAGCGAGCGCACCTCGGATCCAGAAGTGCAACGCGCCGCGCTGGTGGCTGACGAACTGACCTTTACCACGCAGGATTTGATGCAGTTGGCACGCGGGCAACTGGAACTGAAACTGGCGTGGCACTTCATCCCCGCCCGGACTTTGCAGGGCCGCCTTGATCGCCTTGTTCCCGGCACGGTGTTCGATGGAGACTGGACGGGCAGCCTGCTGTGCGACCCAGACCGCCTCACGCAGGCCATCCGCAATTTGCTCGCCAATGGCCGCCGCGCCGCTGGCCCCGATGGGCGTGTGGTCATCACACTCACCGAAACGCCAGAAGTCATCACGTTCCGGGTGTGCGACACCGGCCCCGGGTTGCCCGCCGAACTCGGAGACCGGATTTTCGAACCGTTCGTGAGTGGCAGCGGCAGCAGTGGCCTTGGCCTGAGCGTCAGCCGTCAGATTGCGCTGATGCATGGGGGAACACTGACGGCCAGCACACAGCGGGCCAGCGGCGCAGAGTTTGTGCTGACGATTCCGGGGGCGGCGCTTGGGGATGACGAGGATGAGGTGGGGGAAGGGTAG
- the groES gene encoding co-chaperone GroES, producing MLKPLGDRVLVEIVEDTETKTAGGLYVPDSAKEKSQRGRVVAVGNGKVLENGTRMAVEVNVGDVVYFAKYGGTEVTLEGKNYSLLAERDILAIVE from the coding sequence ATGCTTAAACCTTTGGGCGATCGTGTGCTGGTTGAAATTGTCGAAGACACCGAAACGAAGACTGCGGGCGGCTTGTACGTGCCTGACAGCGCCAAAGAAAAGAGCCAGCGCGGGCGCGTCGTTGCAGTCGGCAACGGCAAAGTGCTGGAGAACGGAACCCGGATGGCCGTCGAGGTCAACGTGGGCGACGTCGTGTACTTCGCCAAGTACGGCGGCACCGAAGTGACGCTGGAAGGCAAGAACTACAGCCTGCTGGCCGAACGCGACATCCTCGCCATCGTTGAGTAA
- a CDS encoding deaminase, protein MSAERGGRIVERGPDQALAANPIPAAWHAALAEAWAAYCSGSYPIGAVIVDGAGNVIARGRNRLGEARGAEGGQIGGHDLAHAEINALLNVADMPRPEVYSWTLLTTVEPCPQCAGAIAMSGIRAVQYAAPDPWAGCTRLLTNDPYVAKKGIAVGRAPDMVQAAALRLVLVGFLEANSNPYARLLQSFTAYPNDLNAARALHASGTVAALREQKADLNEVLPVLLAGWTPTEADLLPTVHTSEPDNRTGRACVWIEHQDRILMTELESGGWTLPGGGIHPGEEGGAAAMREAWEECGAVVEITGETVFLTEGTLCFPARLHPAHPELHPSLERRARAWINPRALPWADDKQIRQVLEAWNQTPPTLALPPRVAHALAEAARLNFDRCCSLEAGRLLRTLAATRPGARLAELESGTGVSAAWLLSGMSAGAHLLTIESDAQRAAIAREVLKGDARVTALHGDWQAALSHGPFDLIFSDSAPAKRETEHLKNLVDALNLGGMLVLDNFSPPALLPAALHGGDPERERLWSHPHLSCSEVAVSVSEHVILAVRVS, encoded by the coding sequence GTGAGTGCGGAGCGTGGGGGACGGATCGTGGAACGTGGGCCAGACCAAGCCCTAGCTGCCAACCCCATTCCCGCCGCTTGGCACGCAGCGTTGGCCGAAGCCTGGGCCGCCTACTGCTCCGGCTCCTATCCCATCGGCGCGGTCATTGTGGACGGCGCGGGCAACGTGATCGCACGCGGGCGCAACCGTTTGGGCGAGGCACGGGGAGCGGAAGGCGGGCAGATTGGCGGGCATGATCTGGCCCACGCCGAGATCAATGCGCTGCTGAATGTGGCCGACATGCCGCGCCCAGAGGTGTACAGCTGGACGCTACTGACCACCGTGGAACCCTGCCCGCAATGTGCCGGAGCCATTGCCATGAGCGGCATCCGCGCCGTGCAGTACGCCGCGCCTGACCCCTGGGCGGGCTGCACACGCCTGCTCACCAATGATCCGTATGTCGCCAAAAAGGGCATTGCGGTGGGCCGAGCGCCCGATATGGTGCAGGCGGCGGCGCTGAGGCTGGTGCTGGTGGGCTTTTTGGAGGCCAATAGCAATCCCTACGCCCGCTTACTCCAATCCTTTACTGCATATCCCAACGACCTGAATGCTGCCCGCGCCCTGCACGCTTCCGGTACAGTGGCGGCCTTACGTGAGCAGAAAGCCGATCTGAACGAAGTTTTGCCAGTCTTACTGGCAGGCTGGACACCAACAGAAGCTGACCTACTTCCTACAGTCCACACCTCAGAACCCGACAACAGAACTGGCCGCGCCTGCGTCTGGATAGAACATCAAGACAGAATCCTGATGACCGAACTGGAATCGGGCGGCTGGACACTCCCCGGCGGTGGCATTCACCCCGGCGAGGAAGGGGGCGCGGCGGCGATGCGGGAAGCGTGGGAAGAATGCGGCGCGGTGGTAGAAATCACAGGCGAAACCGTATTTCTCACGGAAGGAACGCTGTGCTTTCCGGCCCGCCTTCACCCCGCTCACCCCGAACTGCACCCCAGCCTGGAGCGGCGGGCACGGGCATGGATCAACCCGCGGGCGCTGCCTTGGGCCGATGACAAACAAATTCGGCAAGTGCTGGAGGCATGGAACCAAACCCCGCCCACGCTGGCGCTTCCGCCCCGTGTGGCCCACGCTCTGGCTGAAGCTGCACGCCTGAACTTTGACCGATGTTGCAGCTTGGAAGCCGGGCGTTTGCTGCGAACGTTGGCCGCGACCCGTCCCGGCGCACGTTTGGCGGAACTGGAGAGCGGCACAGGCGTAAGCGCGGCGTGGTTGCTGTCTGGAATGAGTGCCGGGGCGCATCTCCTGACTATCGAATCTGACGCGCAACGTGCCGCAATTGCCCGCGAAGTCTTGAAAGGTGACGCCCGCGTGACGGCCCTGCACGGCGACTGGCAAGCCGCTTTATCGCATGGCCCCTTTGATCTGATCTTCAGTGATTCCGCCCCGGCCAAACGGGAGACAGAGCATCTGAAGAATCTGGTAGACGCTCTGAATCTCGGTGGAATGTTGGTGCTGGACAACTTCAGCCCGCCTGCGCTGTTGCCCGCAGCCCTGCACGGCGGCGATCCGGAGCGCGAACGCCTGTGGTCGCATCCCCACCTAAGCTGTAGCGAAGTGGCTGTCAGCGTCAGCGAGCACGTGATCCTGGCGGTGCGGGTGTCCTGA